One window from the genome of Desulfovibrio oxyclinae DSM 11498 encodes:
- a CDS encoding HD-GYP domain-containing protein has product MANVNIPEYRISVDQLRPGVFIRLEKSNWFSHPFLFNNFKVKDEEQIAVLRRLGVTEIICVPEKSDVLPLSPSQAPQHEAAQEQSVEAEQAVDRLWELKRERTKRLQDKKRRIAECEERFNSSIQDFSNIMKGIVRGNSQSVNEGIAFVGRLTEHFLTDKESTLHLMNVMEPAERMYSHALNVAILSMMVGRGAGLDSARMQTLGIGALFHDIGKTRIEKKLLKKRGKLTRSEQQLMENHPAFGVEILSKIPEFPANAIAVVQQHHERMDGSGYPGGLKGEDIDRLARIVGIADAYDKLCNQPDPDESLTPYLALSYMFGQQKNLFDPEYLALFIRSLGVYPPGTVVQLTNGAIGMVMSVNPNNQLRPSVVLYDSEVPRKEALIVELADEPDLKVEKSIRLAHLPQEIFEYLSPRKRISYFVDMD; this is encoded by the coding sequence ATGGCGAATGTAAATATCCCGGAATATAGAATATCCGTCGACCAGTTGCGGCCGGGCGTCTTCATCAGGCTGGAGAAATCCAACTGGTTTTCCCATCCGTTCCTGTTCAATAATTTCAAGGTCAAGGATGAAGAGCAGATTGCGGTGCTGCGCCGTTTGGGCGTCACCGAAATCATCTGCGTTCCGGAAAAGAGCGATGTGCTTCCGCTTTCTCCGTCTCAGGCCCCGCAGCACGAAGCGGCGCAGGAGCAGTCCGTTGAAGCCGAGCAGGCCGTGGACCGCCTCTGGGAGCTCAAGCGCGAGCGCACCAAGCGCCTGCAGGACAAGAAGCGACGCATCGCCGAGTGCGAGGAGCGGTTCAACAGCTCCATTCAGGATTTTTCCAACATCATGAAGGGCATTGTCCGTGGCAATTCCCAGTCGGTCAACGAGGGCATCGCCTTCGTGGGGCGGCTCACGGAGCATTTTCTCACGGACAAGGAATCCACGCTGCACCTGATGAACGTCATGGAGCCTGCCGAACGCATGTATTCCCATGCGCTCAATGTGGCCATACTGTCCATGATGGTCGGTCGCGGCGCCGGGCTTGATTCCGCCCGGATGCAGACGCTTGGCATCGGGGCGCTGTTCCATGACATCGGCAAGACCCGCATTGAAAAGAAGTTGCTCAAAAAGCGCGGCAAGCTAACCCGCTCCGAGCAACAGCTCATGGAGAATCACCCGGCCTTCGGCGTCGAGATTCTCTCCAAGATTCCTGAATTTCCTGCCAATGCCATCGCCGTGGTGCAGCAGCATCACGAGCGCATGGATGGTTCGGGTTATCCCGGAGGACTCAAGGGCGAAGATATTGATCGTCTGGCGCGTATCGTCGGCATCGCAGACGCCTACGACAAGCTCTGCAACCAGCCTGATCCCGACGAATCCCTGACCCCGTATCTCGCGCTCTCCTACATGTTCGGCCAGCAGAAGAATCTTTTCGATCCCGAGTATCTGGCCCTGTTCATCCGCAGTCTCGGCGTCTACCCGCCGGGCACCGTGGTTCAGCTCACCAATGGCGCCATCGGCATGGTCATGTCGGTGAACCCCAACAACCAGCTGCGGCCGAGCGTGGTGCTCTACGACTCGGAAGTGCCTCGCAAGGAGGCGCTCATAGTGGAGTTGGCCGACGAGCCCGACCTGAAAGTGGAGAAAAGCATCAGGCTGGCCCACCTGCCTCAGGAAATCTTCGAATACCTGAGTCCCCGCAAACGCATCAGCTACTTCGTGGACATGGACTAG
- a CDS encoding thermonuclease family protein produces MNGRKTEIRLIGVDAPEHGQEWGDAARDFLIDFLGDEPLEVRFGKERTDRYGRTLAYVYTPNAMLNLELVRQGFALAYPVPPNLRHAELFERAQKAARKNGRGFWKQGGLRLTPREYRKLH; encoded by the coding sequence ATGAATGGACGCAAGACCGAGATCCGGCTGATCGGCGTGGACGCGCCCGAGCACGGGCAGGAGTGGGGTGATGCGGCGCGGGATTTCCTTATCGATTTTCTCGGCGACGAGCCCCTTGAAGTGCGCTTCGGCAAAGAGCGGACCGACCGTTACGGGCGGACTCTGGCCTATGTCTACACCCCGAACGCCATGCTCAATCTGGAACTGGTGCGGCAGGGATTCGCTCTAGCCTATCCCGTGCCGCCGAACCTCCGACACGCGGAACTGTTTGAGCGCGCCCAGAAGGCGGCTCGGAAAAACGGCAGGGGGTTCTGGAAACAGGGAGGACTTCGCCTCACGCCGCGAGAATACCGAAAGCTGCACTGA
- a CDS encoding EAL domain-containing protein — protein sequence MKSVRKHIRRKSTLGIVFPALAAVALLSLAIWAYLLPSMKDAVLERRKETIRELSHTVVHQLEQFHLQVQNGELTPARARRKAADYVRNLRYGEGNKHYFWINDTTPQMIVHPYRMNLEGRELAGYTDSNGVALFREAVRTARDGGGFITYSWQWNDRPDMNSPKISYVKLFEPWDWVVGTGVYQADLQEEFAVIRNRVTLFMVFVLAITAGLTVYVGFRIRRADQNTEKAVRQRERLIAALKQGEERYRTIADFAYDWELWIGPSGEVRYCSPSCERITGKPPEDFFERPKLIRSIIIPEDRDDWDVYLGSFKDRDDAFLDFRIDHPQNGRRWLSVVGRKVFGIGLKPLGIRFSFRDVTERKQMEEQLRHQALHDPLTGLANRNLCIDRVKQAMERSKRREHYFFAVVFLDLDRFKLINDSMGHHFGDSVLQETARRLLKGVRSLDTVARFGGDEFVLLLDELQNPGEAIRIIKRIREELTKRYELDGHSVTTTGSFGIVLSPTDYEHPEDLLQNANIAMHRAKEAGRNHFKVFTSRMLENAVEQLTLENDMRRGLEEGEFHVEYQPILLTQEKMVIGFEALARWSHPERGLISPAEFIPVAEETGLINELGRFVLERALETLAQMRAASPGAMPLFMAVNISAKQFCQLNFYDTVISALQSSGVPGNRLKLELTESAIMNNPEHALRILHKLKRSGVRLAIDDFGTGYSSLTQLQHLPVDTLKIDRSFVMHMDEDQESGEIVKAVIALAHSLSLDVVAEGVEESRQHVKLEDLQCESVQGFFFHRPLSEKDARDLIDSQDPLPASYIGRIGGAGSGRDV from the coding sequence ATGAAATCAGTCAGAAAACACATACGGCGCAAGTCCACTCTGGGAATCGTATTTCCGGCGCTGGCCGCTGTTGCGCTCCTGTCTCTGGCCATCTGGGCGTATCTGCTGCCGAGCATGAAGGACGCCGTCCTGGAAAGACGCAAGGAAACCATCCGCGAACTCTCCCACACCGTGGTGCATCAGCTCGAACAGTTTCACCTACAGGTGCAAAACGGAGAGCTGACTCCGGCTCGCGCACGTCGCAAGGCAGCGGACTATGTTCGAAACCTGCGCTACGGCGAGGGGAACAAGCACTATTTCTGGATCAACGACACCACGCCGCAGATGATCGTCCATCCCTACAGGATGAACCTCGAAGGACGCGAACTGGCAGGCTATACCGACTCCAACGGCGTCGCCCTGTTCCGTGAGGCGGTTCGCACGGCTCGTGATGGTGGAGGGTTCATCACCTACAGCTGGCAGTGGAACGACAGGCCCGACATGAACTCTCCCAAGATTTCCTACGTCAAGCTGTTCGAACCCTGGGACTGGGTTGTCGGCACCGGGGTGTATCAGGCAGACCTTCAGGAAGAATTTGCCGTCATCCGAAACCGGGTCACGCTGTTCATGGTCTTCGTGCTGGCCATCACGGCGGGCCTCACCGTCTACGTCGGATTTCGCATCCGCCGGGCCGACCAGAACACGGAAAAGGCCGTGCGTCAGCGCGAGCGGCTCATTGCCGCCCTCAAGCAGGGTGAAGAACGCTACCGGACCATTGCCGACTTCGCCTATGACTGGGAGCTTTGGATAGGCCCTTCCGGCGAAGTCAGGTACTGCTCCCCCTCGTGCGAACGCATCACCGGGAAGCCGCCTGAGGACTTTTTCGAAAGACCCAAGCTGATCCGCTCCATCATCATCCCCGAAGATCGCGATGACTGGGACGTCTACCTCGGCTCCTTCAAAGACCGCGACGACGCCTTTCTCGATTTTCGCATCGACCACCCGCAAAACGGCAGACGCTGGCTTTCGGTGGTGGGCAGGAAGGTCTTCGGCATCGGACTGAAACCGCTGGGCATCCGCTTCAGCTTCCGGGATGTGACCGAACGCAAGCAGATGGAGGAACAGCTCCGGCATCAGGCCCTGCATGACCCTCTCACCGGACTCGCCAACCGGAACCTGTGCATCGACCGCGTCAAGCAGGCCATGGAACGCTCCAAACGTCGCGAGCATTACTTTTTCGCGGTGGTCTTTCTCGATCTGGACCGCTTCAAACTCATCAACGACTCCATGGGCCACCACTTTGGCGACTCGGTGCTTCAGGAAACCGCCCGGCGACTGCTCAAGGGCGTCCGCAGCCTCGACACCGTGGCCCGCTTCGGGGGAGACGAGTTCGTGCTGCTGCTCGACGAACTCCAGAACCCGGGTGAGGCCATCCGCATCATCAAGCGCATCCGTGAGGAGCTGACCAAGCGCTATGAGCTCGACGGCCACAGCGTCACCACCACCGGAAGCTTCGGCATCGTGCTGAGTCCGACCGACTACGAACATCCCGAGGACCTGCTCCAGAACGCGAACATCGCCATGCATCGCGCCAAGGAGGCAGGCAGAAATCATTTCAAGGTCTTCACTTCGCGTATGCTGGAAAACGCCGTGGAACAGCTCACGCTGGAGAATGACATGCGGCGGGGGCTGGAAGAAGGCGAGTTCCACGTGGAATATCAGCCCATCCTGCTGACACAGGAAAAAATGGTCATCGGCTTCGAGGCGCTGGCCCGCTGGTCGCACCCCGAACGCGGCCTCATCTCTCCGGCGGAATTCATTCCCGTTGCCGAAGAGACCGGCCTCATCAATGAACTCGGCCGCTTCGTGCTGGAACGGGCACTGGAAACACTGGCCCAGATGCGGGCGGCATCGCCCGGGGCCATGCCGCTGTTCATGGCCGTGAACATTTCCGCAAAACAGTTCTGCCAGCTCAATTTCTACGATACCGTCATCTCCGCGCTTCAATCGTCCGGCGTACCGGGAAACCGGCTCAAGCTTGAGCTGACCGAGTCCGCCATCATGAACAACCCCGAACACGCGCTGCGCATTCTGCACAAGCTCAAACGCTCCGGGGTACGCCTTGCCATCGACGACTTCGGCACCGGCTATTCCTCCCTGACGCAGTTGCAACATCTGCCGGTGGACACGCTCAAGATAGACCGCAGCTTCGTCATGCACATGGACGAGGATCAGGAAAGCGGCGAAATCGTCAAGGCGGTCATCGCGCTCGCACACAGCCTCTCGCTGGACGTGGTGGCCGAAGGCGTCGAGGAGTCGCGCCAGCACGTCAAACTGGAGGACCTGCAATGCGAAAGCGTACAGGGATTCTTCTTTCACCGTCCTCTGTCCGAAAAGGACGCACGCGATCTCATCGACTCGCAGGATCCGCTTCCTGCGTCCTACATCGGCCGCATCGGCGGCGCCGGGTCCGGCCGCGACGTCTGA
- a CDS encoding PAS domain S-box protein, whose translation MRKTFKEFLLLYAPLAICIVFAAGWFSQTRRSDHLERVAIQQRSKVLRQKLLFDHSIEQHSGDAVFLARFIAENYRSLPSKDFLNTLLADFSLSRKSYINLFILDKFGREFVRANTSPAGPVPVPEELLQDRNDTTFFRKGISAPMGSVYISDLDLNVKMGRISSERHPMLRFASPIRNDFGTFGLVVLSLDGDRLLTPLTSASRQSGIWLLDSDGYWLVGPTASQDWGLAGKDGSMERFRRDFPHAWDKIMNSRFGQFNNEHGMFTFNRLSTPTDTLVRPGKPMISPKGHGLRIVSFLPEDKLVPEWYRLFFGMSALLLIFLGLALWRLASLRVQRLEVEQSLRDNEKRLKAITTAVHDAIAVLDPDGRTVFWNPAAATLFGYDSQAMLGSVMAEVLTGPDSQASLTPMLGPAGTVLYAETEDRTAEIVMKNSGGAALLVETTTSFIDLDGQPHTVVTMRNVTDRRAAEKRLRESEHAARALLNATPDAAILLESDGTIVSINEVGAKRLGRPPEKLVGQIVFDLLPPDVANRRREHFQQTLAKGTPGEFHDERSGRKYHSVVYPFSDKELNRAALFARDVTEELKNRERAETLSKAVEQSSAGVFITDRKGTILYVNPRFTQMTGYDGPEAIGATPKILDGPDGPEFFFDIWPVLNEGRDWRGEVLQRSRSGEDIWVLLSVSPVLDEQGELLQFVGVEEDITTFKKTESALRASEQRFRDVSEAVGEFIWEIDNKGYFTFVTNDVHTVTGYTPKELIGLSPFDFMPDEDSKELERWFRDIWNGQRRFSELEHRFVTKDGIPVWMNVSGVPYWDDKGNFKGVRGASMDISDRKESEEALRASEEKLRALAEAAYEAIIMIDSNGTVIFWNNAAVRVFGYTEEEAMGSNIHDLVTPPEEREQAQLGMYQFAFTGQGKVVGESNEVTAMRKDGSRFPGERSVSSFHLGNKWYAVSMVRDISERKEAELKLQELATTDALTDLYNRRHFMELAEQEFAKARRYNRPFSLFMLDLDHFKNINDSYGHDIGDLVLADMAHILDSELRETDIPGRIGGEEFAVALPETEQKEAVETAERLRRTVEEAAFETPAGDLRLTISIGVTSISEDTPELKSILRQADKALYRAKGSGRNRVCHFADTES comes from the coding sequence ATGCGCAAGACCTTCAAGGAATTTCTGCTGCTGTATGCGCCGCTGGCGATCTGCATCGTCTTTGCCGCGGGCTGGTTTTCCCAGACCCGGCGAAGCGACCATTTGGAGCGGGTCGCCATTCAGCAACGCAGCAAGGTTCTGCGCCAGAAACTGCTCTTCGACCATTCCATCGAACAGCACAGCGGCGATGCGGTCTTCCTCGCCCGCTTCATCGCCGAAAACTACCGCTCCCTGCCCTCCAAAGACTTCCTCAACACGCTGCTTGCCGACTTCAGCCTGAGCAGGAAAAGCTACATCAACCTGTTCATTCTCGACAAATTCGGGCGCGAGTTCGTACGGGCCAACACCTCGCCCGCAGGACCGGTTCCGGTTCCCGAGGAACTGCTGCAAGACAGGAACGACACCACCTTTTTCCGCAAGGGAATCTCCGCCCCCATGGGGTCGGTGTACATTTCCGATCTGGACCTGAACGTCAAGATGGGACGCATCAGTTCGGAGCGGCACCCCATGCTGCGCTTCGCATCTCCCATCCGCAACGACTTCGGCACATTCGGGTTGGTGGTGCTGAGTCTCGACGGCGACCGACTGCTCACGCCGCTGACGTCTGCCAGCAGGCAGTCCGGCATCTGGCTTCTGGACAGCGACGGATACTGGCTCGTTGGACCCACCGCCTCTCAGGACTGGGGACTGGCGGGTAAGGACGGCTCCATGGAGCGATTCAGGCGCGACTTCCCGCACGCGTGGGACAAGATCATGAATTCACGTTTCGGGCAGTTCAACAACGAGCACGGGATGTTCACATTCAATCGCCTGAGCACCCCCACGGACACCCTGGTGCGACCGGGAAAGCCGATGATCTCGCCAAAGGGACACGGACTCAGGATCGTCTCGTTTCTGCCTGAGGACAAACTGGTTCCGGAATGGTACCGGCTGTTCTTCGGCATGTCGGCCCTGCTGCTCATCTTTCTCGGACTTGCGCTCTGGCGGCTTGCCTCTCTGCGTGTACAACGCCTTGAGGTGGAGCAATCGCTTCGGGACAACGAAAAACGACTCAAGGCGATCACCACCGCCGTGCATGACGCCATTGCCGTCCTTGATCCTGACGGGCGCACTGTCTTCTGGAATCCCGCAGCTGCCACACTCTTCGGATATGACAGTCAGGCCATGCTCGGCAGCGTCATGGCCGAAGTGCTCACCGGGCCCGACTCGCAAGCATCGCTCACTCCCATGCTCGGCCCCGCGGGAACTGTCCTCTACGCCGAGACAGAGGACCGCACGGCGGAAATCGTCATGAAAAACTCTGGCGGTGCGGCCCTCCTTGTGGAGACCACCACATCCTTTATCGACCTTGACGGGCAGCCGCACACTGTGGTGACCATGCGTAACGTCACGGACCGCAGGGCCGCGGAAAAACGCCTGCGGGAAAGCGAACACGCGGCGCGCGCCCTGCTCAACGCAACTCCGGATGCTGCCATTCTGCTTGAGTCCGACGGCACCATCGTCTCCATCAACGAGGTCGGGGCAAAGCGTCTGGGGCGCCCCCCCGAAAAGCTCGTCGGCCAAATAGTGTTCGACCTGCTGCCTCCCGATGTCGCCAATCGACGGCGCGAGCATTTTCAGCAGACTCTTGCCAAAGGCACGCCCGGTGAATTCCACGACGAACGAAGCGGTCGCAAATACCACTCCGTAGTATATCCGTTCTCGGACAAGGAACTGAACCGCGCGGCGCTGTTCGCCAGGGACGTTACGGAAGAACTGAAGAACCGCGAACGGGCCGAGACCCTATCCAAGGCAGTGGAACAAAGCTCCGCAGGCGTATTCATTACCGACCGCAAAGGCACCATCCTGTACGTCAACCCCCGTTTCACGCAAATGACGGGATACGACGGGCCCGAGGCAATCGGAGCGACCCCGAAAATTCTCGACGGACCGGACGGACCGGAATTTTTCTTCGACATCTGGCCGGTGCTCAACGAAGGTCGCGACTGGCGGGGCGAGGTTCTCCAACGCAGCCGTTCCGGCGAAGACATCTGGGTGCTGCTTTCCGTCTCCCCCGTTCTGGACGAACAGGGTGAGCTGCTCCAGTTCGTGGGCGTCGAAGAGGACATCACCACCTTCAAGAAGACGGAATCAGCGTTGCGGGCTTCCGAGCAACGCTTCCGCGACGTGTCCGAGGCCGTGGGGGAATTCATCTGGGAAATCGACAACAAGGGGTATTTCACGTTCGTGACCAATGACGTGCATACGGTCACCGGCTATACGCCGAAGGAACTGATCGGCCTTTCTCCCTTCGATTTCATGCCGGACGAGGATTCAAAGGAGCTGGAGCGGTGGTTCCGCGACATCTGGAACGGCCAGCGGCGTTTTTCCGAACTGGAGCACCGCTTCGTCACCAAAGACGGCATTCCGGTCTGGATGAATGTCAGCGGCGTTCCCTACTGGGACGACAAGGGAAACTTCAAGGGCGTCCGGGGTGCCTCCATGGACATCTCAGACCGCAAGGAATCGGAAGAGGCACTGCGGGCTAGCGAGGAAAAGCTGCGGGCACTGGCCGAAGCCGCCTACGAGGCCATCATCATGATCGATTCCAACGGCACCGTCATTTTCTGGAACAATGCCGCGGTCAGGGTTTTCGGTTACACCGAGGAAGAGGCGATGGGCAGCAACATCCATGACCTCGTCACGCCGCCGGAAGAACGCGAACAGGCCCAGCTGGGCATGTACCAATTCGCGTTTACCGGGCAGGGAAAGGTGGTTGGAGAAAGCAACGAAGTAACGGCCATGCGCAAGGACGGCAGCCGCTTCCCCGGCGAGCGTTCGGTTTCCTCGTTCCACCTCGGCAACAAATGGTACGCGGTTTCCATGGTACGCGACATTTCCGAACGCAAGGAAGCCGAGCTCAAACTTCAGGAGCTTGCCACCACCGACGCGCTCACCGACTTGTACAACCGACGCCACTTCATGGAATTGGCGGAACAGGAATTTGCCAAAGCCAGACGGTATAACCGGCCTTTTTCCCTTTTCATGCTGGATCTGGACCACTTCAAGAACATCAACGACAGCTACGGGCACGACATCGGCGATCTGGTGCTGGCCGACATGGCACACATTCTCGACTCCGAACTCCGTGAAACCGACATTCCCGGACGCATCGGCGGGGAAGAATTTGCCGTGGCGCTCCCCGAAACGGAACAGAAAGAGGCCGTGGAGACCGCGGAGCGACTCCGCCGCACAGTGGAAGAGGCTGCCTTTGAAACGCCGGCGGGAGACTTGCGGCTGACCATCAGCATCGGCGTGACCTCCATCTCGGAAGACACCCCGGAACTCAAATCCATTCTCAGGCAGGCGGACAAGGCCCTCTACAGGGCCAAGGGCTCAGGCCGCAACCGCGTCTGCCACTTCGCAGACACGGAATCATAA
- a CDS encoding GGDEF domain-containing protein, with product MSLQPRNRHGQGRLSLLFSATLIGLALVLLLDFGVIYSMTVDPAKAGELMKFAYLLTVAGLLLLGFQAVLVFRGIMARMGEDRRRAEELTERIGKLTVIDAQTKTFNRRKFDSVIVRELENTRRYGSLLAGIFFDIDNFKEVNERFGYGEGDKLLFSIARYVNGRIRDTDYLFRWRGGKFLILIPHIELDKAGIVAEKLRRDIEAQTFASGVHTTVSLSVTQAKADDSPETFIQRLQSALTAAKSKGRNRTEMARPS from the coding sequence GTGAGCCTTCAGCCTCGGAACCGGCACGGACAGGGCCGCCTTTCCCTGCTTTTCTCGGCGACGCTTATCGGGCTTGCTCTCGTCCTGTTGCTTGATTTCGGAGTCATTTATTCCATGACCGTCGATCCGGCCAAGGCGGGCGAGCTCATGAAGTTCGCCTACCTGCTTACCGTGGCGGGTCTTTTGCTTCTCGGATTCCAGGCCGTTCTCGTCTTCAGGGGCATCATGGCCCGCATGGGCGAAGATCGCCGCAGGGCAGAGGAGCTTACGGAACGCATCGGCAAGCTCACGGTCATCGACGCGCAGACCAAGACCTTCAACCGCCGGAAGTTCGACTCGGTCATCGTTCGCGAACTGGAAAACACAAGGCGCTACGGCAGCCTGCTCGCCGGGATATTCTTCGACATAGACAATTTCAAGGAAGTGAACGAACGTTTCGGATACGGTGAAGGCGACAAGCTGCTTTTTTCCATCGCCCGATATGTGAACGGTCGGATTCGGGACACCGACTATCTCTTTCGCTGGCGCGGCGGCAAATTCCTCATTCTCATCCCGCACATCGAACTGGACAAGGCCGGAATCGTGGCTGAAAAGCTCCGCCGGGACATCGAAGCCCAAACCTTCGCCTCCGGGGTGCACACCACCGTCAGCCTCTCCGTGACACAGGCAAAGGCCGATGACAGCCCCGAGACCTTCATACAACGTCTTCAATCCGCGCTGACCGCGGCCAAAAGCAAAGGACGGAACAGAACCGAGATGGCCAGACCATCCTGA
- a CDS encoding 3D domain-containing protein produces the protein MRFFSIMIAAPLLCTALVLMGGVVAWQNMEIDSLRHKLALTQRTAEARKQMIEEARLLTKAVSAPNVLTVTVTAYNPVEEQTDSDPLIAASMRKVREGTVAVSRDLFDQGWVFGKKIRIEGVGIFEINDLMNKRYSKRIDIFMWDEGQARSFGKRDIRAALLDI, from the coding sequence ATGCGATTTTTTTCCATAATGATTGCGGCCCCTTTGCTCTGCACGGCACTTGTGCTCATGGGTGGCGTGGTGGCTTGGCAGAACATGGAAATAGATTCCCTGCGCCACAAGCTGGCCTTGACCCAAAGGACGGCCGAAGCAAGGAAACAGATGATCGAAGAGGCAAGACTGCTCACCAAGGCGGTCTCCGCGCCCAACGTGCTCACCGTCACCGTTACGGCGTACAACCCGGTGGAGGAGCAGACCGACTCCGACCCCCTCATCGCGGCCAGCATGAGAAAGGTTCGCGAAGGCACCGTGGCCGTCTCGCGCGACCTGTTCGATCAGGGCTGGGTCTTCGGCAAGAAGATTCGCATCGAGGGAGTGGGCATTTTCGAGATCAACGACCTCATGAACAAGCGCTACTCCAAGCGCATCGACATCTTCATGTGGGACGAAGGACAGGCACGCAGCTTCGGCAAGCGCGACATTCGCGCAGCCCTGCTTGACATATAG
- a CDS encoding MBL fold metallo-hydrolase has translation MLQFRALPVERGDAFLLATGRGAYLVDGGGGSEKQLAGMLRSRGVKKLRAAIVTHFDPDHVDGILSLIGQGFPITECWLPQSLADVCRSAVGLNCDMRRWHEAEDAAPTELPASRESDVQDNGPVRNILYSGGRRLAGLALDCALRLSEKGSPQDFDALWQGISTCTDQNCAPDAYFSVARKLISGSRESVFDMARDICGGNGYRLCAVAAVAACKAQPAGALTELCQSLSLAAQSALLLWDSPSRLRFFSLESERVDHLIPHSHMMCLNGVEVAPRSVPGSSDAEELISLARGLVEDRFSRVFRYGDRECSVLFCSDSSLPFLSAKSRMELDRPTLVTAPRHGGTSCDRVYPLIESRTPEEDVWVRTHNPGQYKTSEWFKGMKRFFCLNCGGSLLQEIAAEHDGRSWRVLSGNTCPR, from the coding sequence ATGCTACAATTCCGAGCGCTGCCCGTTGAACGGGGAGACGCTTTTCTGCTTGCCACCGGACGGGGGGCATATCTTGTTGATGGAGGCGGCGGCAGCGAAAAACAGCTGGCCGGGATGCTGCGGTCGCGCGGGGTGAAGAAACTGCGCGCCGCGATCGTGACCCATTTCGATCCGGATCACGTGGACGGGATTCTGTCGCTGATAGGGCAGGGGTTTCCCATAACCGAATGCTGGCTCCCGCAATCTCTGGCGGATGTGTGCCGCTCGGCCGTGGGATTGAACTGCGACATGCGCCGCTGGCACGAGGCGGAGGACGCAGCTCCGACGGAACTGCCCGCCTCCAGAGAGTCTGACGTTCAGGACAACGGACCTGTGCGGAATATTCTTTATTCGGGCGGGCGTCGTCTTGCCGGCCTTGCGCTGGATTGCGCCTTGCGCCTGTCTGAAAAAGGAAGTCCGCAGGATTTCGATGCCCTCTGGCAGGGCATTAGCACCTGCACGGATCAGAACTGCGCGCCCGACGCCTATTTCTCGGTTGCGAGAAAGCTCATCTCCGGAAGCCGGGAGAGCGTCTTCGACATGGCACGCGATATCTGCGGCGGCAACGGGTACCGCCTCTGCGCCGTGGCCGCGGTGGCCGCCTGCAAGGCGCAGCCTGCGGGGGCGCTGACAGAGCTCTGCCAGTCGTTGTCGCTTGCCGCGCAGAGCGCCCTGCTCCTGTGGGACAGTCCTTCGCGTCTGCGATTCTTCTCGCTGGAAAGCGAACGGGTGGATCATCTCATTCCTCATAGTCACATGATGTGTCTCAATGGAGTGGAGGTCGCTCCACGCAGCGTTCCGGGATCATCCGATGCCGAGGAGTTGATCTCGCTGGCACGGGGGCTTGTCGAAGATCGTTTCAGCCGCGTTTTTCGCTATGGCGACCGGGAATGTTCCGTGTTGTTCTGCTCCGATTCGAGCCTGCCGTTTCTGTCCGCGAAGAGTCGAATGGAGTTGGATCGGCCTACCCTCGTCACCGCGCCAAGGCATGGCGGCACCTCGTGCGACAGGGTCTATCCGCTTATCGAGTCGAGAACACCTGAAGAGGATGTCTGGGTACGCACGCACAACCCCGGTCAGTACAAGACTTCCGAATGGTTCAAGGGCATGAAGCGGTTCTTCTGTCTGAACTGTGGGGGCAGCCTCCTGCAGGAGATTGCGGCGGAGCACGACGGCAGGAGCTGGAGAGTCCTTTCCGGCAATACCTGCCCGCGATGA